One segment of Geomonas ferrireducens DNA contains the following:
- a CDS encoding sigma 54-interacting transcriptional regulator: MGTISCETISGIRLFNCLAPDDLRQVAGRLELRQFAADAIILARNEPAMELYVILSGRIRVELLDRSGQILNLTELGIGNVIGERAILTDEKRSADVRAITEVQAARLTRQDFEELLERMPILYANMSRILAAQLGSWAHRHQREESEHREVITNIIGWQLLPEFGEFPGISPWVRLLNKRLEHLAGTRSHVLILGEPGTWKDLAARLIHFHSDDNRPVLFLDCAAPPPVLGEECAASESAAQSSLLLGLAQEAALFGHAPEGTMYARRVRRGMIELAAGGDMILRNIDCLTPAVQEELVEFMESGHFTRRGETKLRSAQVRIIATSGKPLAPMVDSGKFNAVLFKKLSGETLELAPLRERKKDIPVIARSLLKSLNAKHHKNVRRLSQDALNRLVDHDWPLNASELYQVVSRAVVVCNDDEIHPEHISLQGHPFGDGHFDLLTLPAVERLARNPRFPRLLRYVTVPLFLAVTLYTLFGPRLNNAANLAAWTIGWPALLVTAFLFARGWCSFCPMEAIGEYIGVSSRVVRDPAPWLRRWGPTLSFVALVLILLAEQATGMFTYAGATGLLLFGILGATVSADLVIGRRGWCKFLCPLGRIVSLVSRISPLEMHSNHNVCLSRCRVDDCIKEKGCPMGLHPSGVDSSDHCVLCLNCVRSCPHHSMQLDLRNPTWGGFNRARRGLREAFFSTTLVGVVIAAKGTPLVAGRHIEIFSRTLWSVTDYLVALTIVAGFTLLTMLASATVRGTGWRQVFTTSGLAYLPLAAAGLFLIFFRALVEGGAALVPLMIDAIGLDGRLDAARLTPEFGTLRLLIYPLIVLAALFSLKILGKLQRQDGLPGGALAGHRFLIVAAATVFVVIL, encoded by the coding sequence ATGGGCACCATCAGTTGCGAAACCATTTCCGGGATCCGTCTCTTTAACTGCCTCGCCCCGGACGACCTCCGGCAGGTGGCCGGGCGCCTCGAGTTGCGCCAGTTCGCCGCGGACGCGATCATCCTCGCAAGGAACGAGCCGGCGATGGAGCTCTACGTGATCCTCTCGGGGCGCATCCGGGTGGAGCTTTTGGACCGCTCAGGGCAGATCCTGAACCTCACCGAACTTGGGATCGGCAACGTGATCGGCGAACGCGCCATCCTGACCGACGAGAAGCGCTCCGCCGACGTGCGCGCCATCACCGAGGTGCAGGCGGCACGGCTCACCCGGCAGGACTTCGAGGAGCTCCTCGAGCGCATGCCGATACTCTACGCCAACATGAGCCGCATCCTCGCGGCGCAGCTCGGGAGCTGGGCGCACCGCCACCAGCGCGAGGAGAGCGAGCACCGCGAGGTGATCACCAACATCATCGGCTGGCAGCTCCTCCCGGAGTTCGGGGAGTTCCCCGGCATCTCCCCCTGGGTACGCCTGCTCAACAAGCGCCTCGAGCACCTGGCCGGCACCAGGAGCCACGTCCTCATCCTCGGCGAGCCCGGCACCTGGAAGGACCTGGCCGCCCGCCTGATCCATTTCCACAGCGACGACAACCGCCCCGTACTCTTCCTCGACTGCGCCGCGCCGCCGCCGGTTCTGGGGGAGGAATGCGCCGCAAGCGAGTCGGCGGCACAGAGCTCGCTCCTGCTCGGTCTCGCCCAGGAGGCCGCGCTCTTCGGCCACGCCCCGGAGGGGACGATGTACGCGCGCCGGGTGCGGCGCGGCATGATCGAGCTTGCCGCCGGCGGCGACATGATCCTCAGAAACATCGACTGTCTCACCCCGGCGGTGCAGGAGGAACTGGTCGAGTTCATGGAATCCGGCCACTTCACGCGCCGCGGCGAGACGAAGCTTAGAAGCGCCCAGGTGCGCATCATCGCGACGAGCGGCAAGCCGCTCGCCCCCATGGTCGACAGCGGCAAGTTCAACGCGGTCCTCTTCAAGAAGCTGTCGGGGGAAACACTTGAGTTGGCGCCGCTAAGGGAGCGCAAGAAGGACATCCCGGTCATCGCGAGGAGCCTCCTCAAGTCCCTCAACGCGAAGCACCACAAAAACGTGCGCCGCCTCTCCCAGGACGCGCTGAACCGCCTGGTGGACCACGACTGGCCCCTGAACGCGAGCGAGCTGTACCAGGTCGTCTCGCGCGCCGTGGTGGTGTGCAACGACGACGAGATCCACCCCGAGCACATCTCCCTGCAGGGGCACCCCTTCGGGGACGGCCACTTCGACCTCCTTACCCTCCCGGCGGTGGAGCGCCTCGCGCGCAACCCGCGCTTCCCGCGCCTTTTGCGCTACGTCACCGTGCCGCTCTTTCTGGCGGTGACGCTCTACACCCTCTTCGGGCCCCGCCTGAACAACGCCGCGAACCTCGCCGCCTGGACCATAGGATGGCCGGCACTTCTCGTGACCGCCTTTCTCTTCGCCCGCGGCTGGTGCAGCTTCTGCCCCATGGAGGCGATCGGCGAGTATATCGGGGTGTCGAGCCGGGTGGTGCGCGACCCGGCCCCCTGGCTGCGCCGCTGGGGCCCCACCCTCTCCTTCGTCGCGCTCGTGCTGATCCTTCTGGCCGAGCAGGCGACCGGTATGTTCACCTACGCCGGGGCGACCGGGCTTCTGCTTTTCGGCATCCTCGGCGCCACGGTGAGCGCCGACCTCGTCATCGGGCGCCGCGGCTGGTGCAAGTTCCTCTGTCCGCTCGGGCGCATCGTGAGCCTCGTCTCGCGCATCTCGCCGCTCGAGATGCACAGTAACCACAACGTCTGCCTGAGCCGCTGCCGGGTCGACGACTGCATCAAGGAAAAGGGTTGCCCCATGGGGCTCCACCCTTCCGGGGTCGACAGCTCGGACCATTGCGTCCTCTGCCTGAACTGCGTGAGGAGCTGCCCGCACCACTCCATGCAGCTAGACCTCAGAAACCCGACCTGGGGCGGGTTCAACCGCGCCCGGCGCGGCCTGCGCGAGGCCTTCTTCAGCACCACCCTGGTCGGCGTGGTCATCGCCGCCAAGGGAACTCCGCTCGTCGCAGGCCGCCACATCGAGATCTTCTCGCGCACCCTCTGGAGCGTCACCGATTACCTGGTCGCCCTCACCATCGTGGCCGGCTTCACCCTCCTCACCATGCTCGCCTCGGCGACAGTGCGCGGGACTGGGTGGCGCCAGGTCTTCACCACGAGCGGCCTCGCCTACCTGCCGCTTGCCGCGGCCGGGCTCTTCCTCATCTTCTTCCGCGCCCTGGTTGAGGGAGGTGCTGCGCTCGTGCCGCTCATGATCGACGCCATAGGGCTCGACGGCCGGCTCGACGCAGCGCGGCTCACCCCCGAGTTCGGCACGCTGCGCCTGCTCATCTACCCGCTCATCGTGCTCGCGGCGCTCTTCTCACTCAAGATCCTCGGCAAGCTGCAGCGCCAGGACGGTCTCCCCGGCGGCGCTCTCGCCGGTCACCGCTTCCTGATCGTCGCTGCGGCGACGGTTTTCGTGGTGATCCTCTAG
- the mgtA gene encoding magnesium-translocating P-type ATPase, whose amino-acid sequence MFIVSNIPGGRSTKQTPAQRHQAHKTASQGESERRLVELCSISVRDALKELDTKAKEGLSAEEAEKRLDEYGANELAHARRLTVLADLLERCKSPLVIQLLIIAIISGIVGETKSALIVSAMIILSVGLSFILDRRSGQAVEALGKRVQSRTLVLRDGEETEIRISDVVPGDIVLLMAGSIIPADVRLLSAKDFFVSQSALTGESMPVEKSAMVDKEHDTGLSAWELPNACYLGSSVNSGSARAVVVNTGVRTLFGSISASLAEKPEDTSFDKGTRSFTWLMIRFMLVMTAAVFMIVGMTKGNWVDALLFGLSIAVGLTPEMLPMIVTVNLAKGALTMAAKKVIIKRLPSIQNFGAIDILCTDKTGTLTQDQVVLEKYVDLTGRTSEDVLTYAYLNSHYQTGLRNLIDRAILDHTEMNVQLCRLVDELPFDFQRRRMSVVVDFEGDHVLICKGAVEEIYECCSHYQIGEEVFPLFDMIRDNLFEEVERHNRDGFRVLAIAYREFPREKTQFEVKDESRMILLGFIAFFDPPKAQASEALALLQEAGVRVKVLTGDNGLVTKKVCSNVGLKAEGMLTGAELARLDDEEFARVVREVDVFVKLSPAQKEQIVRSLRDSGHVVGFLGDGINDAPALKAADVGISVDSGVDVAKETADIVLLEKSLLVLEEGIMEGRRVFANIIKYIRMGSSSNFGNMFSVIGASYLLPFLPMLPVQILANNLLYDFSQTGIPTDRVDEELVAKPLKWNIGNIKRFMFCIGPISSLFDYATFALMWYVFGCAAYNAPGVTALQQDGLARLFQTGWFVESLLTQTLIVHIIRTRRIPFFGSSASLPMTLTTLAIMGIGAWLPYSPFAGALSLVPLPPVYWVYIVAFLLTYSILTHFVKTWFFKRFGGD is encoded by the coding sequence ATGTTCATCGTTTCCAATATACCGGGAGGGCGTTCGACAAAGCAGACGCCCGCCCAGCGCCATCAGGCGCACAAAACGGCGTCGCAAGGGGAAAGCGAGCGCCGCCTGGTGGAGCTCTGCTCCATCTCGGTGCGCGACGCGCTGAAAGAGCTCGACACGAAGGCGAAGGAGGGGCTCTCCGCCGAGGAGGCCGAAAAACGCCTCGACGAGTACGGCGCCAACGAACTCGCCCACGCAAGACGCCTCACCGTGCTCGCCGACCTCCTCGAGCGCTGCAAGAGCCCGCTCGTAATCCAGCTCCTCATCATCGCCATCATCTCCGGCATCGTCGGCGAGACCAAGTCGGCCCTCATCGTGAGCGCCATGATCATCTTGAGCGTCGGACTATCCTTCATCCTGGACCGCCGCTCCGGCCAGGCGGTCGAGGCGCTCGGCAAGAGGGTCCAGTCGCGTACCCTCGTGCTGCGTGACGGCGAGGAGACCGAGATCCGCATAAGCGACGTGGTCCCAGGCGACATCGTGCTCCTCATGGCGGGCTCCATCATCCCCGCCGACGTGAGGCTCCTCTCCGCCAAGGACTTCTTCGTGAGCCAGTCCGCGCTCACCGGCGAGTCGATGCCGGTGGAAAAAAGCGCCATGGTCGACAAGGAGCACGATACCGGGCTCTCCGCCTGGGAACTCCCGAACGCCTGCTACTTGGGCTCCAGCGTGAACAGCGGCTCGGCGCGCGCCGTCGTCGTCAACACAGGCGTCAGGACCCTCTTCGGCTCCATCTCCGCCTCGCTTGCCGAAAAGCCGGAGGATACGAGCTTCGACAAGGGGACCCGCTCCTTCACCTGGCTCATGATCCGCTTCATGCTGGTGATGACCGCGGCGGTCTTCATGATCGTCGGCATGACCAAGGGGAACTGGGTCGATGCCCTCCTTTTCGGCCTCTCCATCGCCGTCGGCCTCACCCCCGAGATGCTCCCGATGATCGTCACGGTGAACCTCGCCAAGGGCGCGCTCACCATGGCGGCCAAGAAGGTGATCATCAAGCGGCTCCCCTCGATCCAGAATTTCGGCGCCATCGACATCCTCTGCACCGACAAGACCGGCACGCTGACCCAGGACCAGGTCGTCCTCGAGAAGTACGTCGACCTGACCGGTCGCACCAGCGAAGACGTCCTCACCTACGCCTACCTGAACAGCCACTACCAGACGGGGCTTAGAAACCTGATCGACCGCGCCATCCTCGACCACACCGAGATGAACGTCCAGCTCTGCCGCCTGGTGGACGAGCTCCCCTTCGACTTCCAGCGCCGCCGCATGTCGGTCGTCGTCGACTTCGAGGGTGACCACGTGCTCATCTGCAAGGGGGCGGTGGAGGAGATCTACGAGTGCTGCAGCCACTACCAGATCGGCGAGGAGGTCTTCCCCCTCTTCGACATGATCCGGGACAACCTCTTCGAGGAGGTGGAAAGGCACAACCGCGACGGTTTCCGCGTACTCGCCATCGCCTACCGCGAGTTCCCGCGCGAGAAGACCCAGTTCGAGGTGAAGGACGAGTCGCGCATGATCCTCTTGGGGTTCATCGCCTTCTTCGATCCCCCGAAGGCGCAGGCGAGCGAGGCGCTCGCCCTCTTGCAGGAGGCGGGTGTGCGCGTGAAGGTGCTCACCGGCGACAACGGGCTCGTGACGAAGAAGGTCTGCAGCAACGTGGGACTGAAGGCGGAGGGGATGCTGACCGGTGCGGAGCTCGCGCGCCTGGACGACGAGGAGTTCGCGCGGGTGGTCCGCGAGGTGGACGTCTTCGTGAAGCTCTCCCCGGCCCAGAAGGAACAGATCGTGCGCAGCCTGCGCGACAGCGGCCACGTGGTCGGCTTTTTGGGGGACGGCATCAACGACGCCCCGGCGCTGAAGGCCGCCGACGTCGGCATCTCGGTCGACTCCGGGGTCGACGTCGCCAAGGAGACCGCCGACATCGTGCTCCTGGAGAAGAGCCTTCTCGTCCTCGAAGAGGGGATCATGGAAGGGCGCCGCGTCTTCGCGAACATCATCAAGTACATCCGGATGGGGTCCTCCTCCAACTTCGGCAACATGTTCTCGGTGATCGGGGCGAGCTACCTGCTCCCCTTCCTCCCGATGCTGCCGGTGCAGATCCTCGCCAACAACCTCCTCTACGACTTCTCCCAGACCGGGATACCGACCGACCGGGTCGACGAGGAACTGGTGGCGAAGCCGCTTAAGTGGAACATCGGCAACATCAAGCGCTTCATGTTCTGCATAGGCCCCATAAGCTCGCTCTTCGACTACGCGACCTTCGCGCTCATGTGGTATGTCTTCGGCTGCGCCGCCTACAACGCCCCCGGCGTCACCGCGCTGCAGCAGGACGGGCTTGCGCGGCTCTTCCAGACCGGCTGGTTCGTGGAGTCGCTGCTCACCCAGACCCTGATCGTGCACATCATAAGGACCCGGCGCATACCGTTCTTCGGCAGCTCGGCCTCGCTTCCGATGACCCTCACCACGCTGGCGATCATGGGGATCGGCGCCTGGCTCCCCTACTCCCCCTTCGCGGGGGCGCTGAGCCTCGTGCCGTTGCCGCCGGTGTACTGGGTCTATATCGTCGCGTTCCTTTTGACCTATTCCATCCTTACCCACTTCGTGAAGACCTGGTTCTTCAAACGCTTTGGAGGTGACTGA
- a CDS encoding PTS sugar transporter subunit IIA, producing the protein MDSLLDALQEGRLLEIPDDYDKEDALRFLAHILEAVPSLPADTDVAGLILAKEAASKTALGKGWACPDARVPFDEDLICVVGWSPKGIDYGTPDGKPVKVIAMYLVPENQRSNYLREISLLAKALEIYPEIERLNAADSLNDIRDHLLDLISTTRGTVGPDSRARMIRLQGKAAAVEPVPQDLANLLVEPVTILVGARLSPVVLGHDQALVELLEGHPGLAEEVTAHSSFNVGGWRIVKRKDASFTGERLLIDCLALRTSGGK; encoded by the coding sequence ATGGACAGCCTGCTCGACGCACTACAGGAAGGGCGTCTCCTCGAGATCCCCGACGATTACGACAAGGAGGACGCGCTCCGCTTCCTCGCCCACATACTGGAGGCGGTGCCGTCGCTTCCCGCCGACACCGACGTGGCCGGGCTCATCCTCGCCAAGGAGGCGGCCTCGAAGACCGCCCTCGGCAAGGGGTGGGCCTGCCCCGACGCCCGCGTTCCCTTCGACGAGGACCTGATCTGCGTCGTCGGCTGGAGTCCCAAGGGGATCGACTACGGCACGCCGGACGGGAAACCGGTGAAGGTGATCGCCATGTACCTCGTCCCTGAGAACCAGCGCAGCAACTACCTGCGCGAGATCTCCCTCCTGGCGAAGGCGCTCGAGATCTACCCGGAGATCGAGCGGCTGAACGCGGCCGACAGCCTGAACGACATCCGCGACCACCTGCTCGACCTGATCAGCACCACGAGGGGGACGGTCGGCCCCGACTCCCGCGCCAGGATGATCCGCCTGCAGGGGAAAGCGGCCGCCGTTGAGCCGGTCCCCCAGGACCTCGCGAACCTGCTCGTCGAGCCCGTCACCATCCTCGTGGGCGCCCGGCTCTCCCCGGTGGTGCTCGGACACGACCAGGCGCTCGTTGAGCTCCTTGAGGGGCATCCCGGGCTCGCCGAGGAGGTGACGGCGCACAGCTCCTTCAACGTCGGCGGCTGGCGCATCGTCAAGCGCAAGGACGCCTCCTTCACCGGCGAGCGCCTGCTCATCGATTGCCTGGCATTGAGGACTTCGGGCGGGAAGTAA
- a CDS encoding DUF4337 domain-containing protein, producing MTEANDLQQRLDSSEEKNALNNKVAVAVAIISVFMAVSKVKDDNIVQAMLQAKSDQVDTWNEYQAKKLKQHLAELGLNQVTAISALAPRESSPALERQKKEYGDNIARYKGEEEKLAARANGLGKQYDDLNYRDDQFDLSDATLAVSLAMLAIASLTGKKKLLYLALALAGFGIVMGVAGLAGLPLHPTALVRALS from the coding sequence ATGACGGAAGCAAACGATCTGCAGCAGCGCCTCGACTCGTCAGAGGAGAAAAACGCGCTCAACAACAAGGTCGCCGTGGCGGTCGCCATCATCTCGGTCTTCATGGCGGTGTCCAAGGTGAAGGACGACAACATCGTCCAGGCAATGCTGCAGGCTAAATCGGACCAGGTGGACACCTGGAACGAATACCAGGCGAAGAAGCTCAAACAGCACCTTGCCGAGCTCGGGCTGAACCAGGTGACGGCGATAAGCGCGCTGGCGCCGCGGGAGAGCTCTCCCGCGCTCGAGCGGCAGAAGAAGGAGTACGGCGACAACATCGCGCGCTACAAGGGTGAAGAGGAAAAGCTCGCCGCCCGGGCGAACGGACTCGGCAAGCAGTACGACGACTTGAACTACCGGGACGACCAGTTCGACCTCTCCGACGCGACACTCGCGGTATCGCTCGCCATGCTCGCCATCGCCTCGCTCACCGGGAAGAAAAAGCTCCTGTACCTGGCGCTCGCCTTGGCGGGGTTCGGGATCGTCATGGGTGTCGCAGGCTTGGCCGGCCTGCCGCTGCATCCTACCGCGCTGGTGCGCGCCCTCTCCTAG